A single genomic interval of Hydractinia symbiolongicarpus strain clone_291-10 chromosome 8, HSymV2.1, whole genome shotgun sequence harbors:
- the LOC130655810 gene encoding uncharacterized protein LOC130655810 isoform X1: MLKFIIIIILTMLHSQRVASHVFHVTVDELSGIDCNDCLEKNEIKPCRTIQFAYSGLLNFTNSSDIRIIIIGLYHLNETLLIDTFSDHVYTLTISGYNSSKIIAGHRNVSIIIGSNTEFEYLRYIVTFQSLLFTGFGYHVPAAVLIWSTTVNMQNCEFRHNECAAINALDSSVDIYDSVFYNNTGNALLKGDVSANQSASFPSGPNSAGGGVALIFQNTSYLNLNLKNNMFKTNRAIDKSGRCLIQRQSSSLAFSDTGGGLLLAFIGTSSYITVDINNNTFNGNHASLGGGIMFSFYGKSGYNQITVAHTLITKNLGSITGGGFAFGTWNKSSFNHLSIINSSIVYNGARVGGGGKILLQSQTIFSSDATPAVQYITFTNVSFYANKAASASGLHLIYNLAVGLKSAVPIIFQNVTFSHHCNNADFVDAQQGPSAYSGVLLSNRVDMQFERDNYFKNNTLETPLFLSNTELYLVGNLTFLHNRVQTSGGGMALTDVSHLFLASHSNLLFQENFARVQGGAMFIKSVGFPDMVYKYNPSCFIQYSDNRMVPPSKWNVSVKFVKNAAGLKGAAIFANTITPCIWVEHPPYFNFNEALRWNGKFKYRGNYLTRQKRYTNASTDIATDTIRFDIHLNGRVKRKENLVAAAPGESIKFKIHAFDELKNPVYSVPVASISNTDNSDVGNKMVLKDQYYIVEPNENKSLSLQFSMSSSFYDNMTSGKEKHIVHFVDSYSSFLSNAVITINPVKCLPGFSFKDDSCICNDKAENIVRCGDEIVYINKGFWGKVNRHGELITKKCPRNYCNCHENKTLLGCAFNYRNPDLQCATGRTGTLCGKCKPGYGLSLMSSDCVTCDGFSWSILYLAIIATAVIIAAVLVLVLNPRFSSHFRGIIFFVQMLPYVCDPSGKVNQIILAISSWVDLGGVNGIPINSCFLEQFTSLNAITLGYLYPALIFLVLLTLYILHKFHMVNFRRNTPFQSFWILMVAIYKFLVETSLLLLFCVPLDGSYVFFFDGNVQCYKNVHLVMTIVASAVLLLVVVPLPIVILLIVFGVLPVGPVITDALAQGLRKHVRWWWAVDFIRRIVFIAVYVFTPDWQMKQTTLIVCCVLTLVFHMQMHPYRNKMANMGESFLLLCLTLLVTIVATPKGNEAQDYILAAVAISATTYCILITLYLWIMFFVKVCRTRAYYQLEEKDEETDDEEVYNESPVRRLATPHEKLKFPNSPIERMIKERGKYNSKRVVPSPTYIRSDLKDF, encoded by the exons ATGCTgaagtttattattattattattttgaccATGCTGCATAGCCAGCGAGTTGCATCGCATGTGTTTCATGTTACGGTGGATGAATTGTCTGGTATAGATTGCAATGACTGCttggaaaaaaatgaaataaaaccaTGCAGAACAATTCAGTTTGCCTACAGTGGATTACTAAATTTCACCAACAGTAGTGATATCCGCATAATTATCATAGGCTTGTATCATTTAAATGAGACACTTTTAATTGACACATTCTCTGATCATGTTTATACTTTGACAATCTCTGGCTACAACTCTTCAAAAATAATTGCAGGTCATCGTAATGTTAGTATTATAATTGGATCTAATACAGAATTCGAATATTTACGATACATCGTAACATTTCAGAGCTTGTTATTCACCGGTTTTGGTTATCATGTTCCAGCAGCTGTTCTTATATGGTCAACCACAGTTAATATGCAGAATTGCGAGTTTCGTCATAATGAATGTGCTGCTATTAATGCTTTGGATTCCAGCGTCGACATATATGACTCAGTCTTTTATAATAATACCGGAAATGCATTACTAAAAGGAGATGTATCAGCAAATCAATCTGCATCATTTCCATCTGGTCCCAATTCTGCAGGTGGTGGTGTTGCTTTGATATTTCAAAACACATCATATCttaatttgaatttaaaaaataatatgtttAAAACCAATCGTGCGATAGATAAAAGTGGCAGATGTTTAATTCAAAGACAAAGTTCATCATTAGCGTTCTCTGATACAGGAGGAGGTCTTTTGTTGGCATTTATCGGAACAAGTTCATATATCACTGTTGATATTAATAACAATACATTCAATGGTAATCATGCTTCTCTAGGCGGTGGcattatgttttcattttatggTAAATCTGGTTACAATCAAATAACTGTTGCGCATACgttaataactaaaaacctaGGGAGCATCACAGGAGGTGGATTTGCATTTGGAACTTGGAATAAATCGTCTTTTAATCATTTATCCATAATTAATTCAAGCATCGTTTATAATGGAGCCCGCGTAGGTGGTGGTGGCAAGATTCTATTGCAAAGTCAAACTATATTTTCATCTGATGCTACCCCTGCTGTGCAGTATATAACATTCACCAATGTCTCCTTTTATGCTAACAAAGCAGCTAGTGCTTCAGGACTGCATCTTATTTACAATCTTGCCGTTGGTTTGAAATCAGCTGTGCCGATTATTTTTCAGAATGTTACATTTTCCCATCATTGTAATAATGCTGATTTTGTTGACGCCCAACAGGGTCCATCGGCTTATTCTGGAGTGTTATTATCCAACAGAGTAGACATGCAATTTGAAAGAGATAATTACTTCAAAAATAATACATTGGAAACTCCACTGTTTTTATCAAACACAGAGTTATACCTTGTtggaaatttaacttttctgcATAACCGGGTGCAAACTTCAGGAGGTGGAATGGCATTAACTGATGTCAGTCATTTGTTTTTGGCCTCGCATTCAAACCTATTGTTTCAGGAAAATTTTGCCCGAGTCCAAGGTGGCGCCATGTTCATTAAAAGTGTTGGGTTTCCGGACATGGTTTATAAATATAATCCGTCTTGTTTTATTCAATATTCTGATAATAGAATGGTTCCACCGTCGAAATGGAAC gtatctgtaaaatttgttaaaaatgcagcTGGTCTTAAAGGAGCTGCCATATTTGCAAATACTATCACACCTTGCATATGGGTGGAGCATCCGCCATACTTTAATTTCAATGAAGCACTGCGTTGGAATGGGAAATTTAAATACAGAGGGAATTATCTGACACGTCAAAAGAGGTACACTAATGCATCTACTGACATAGCTACCGATACAATACGCTTTGATATACATTTGAATGGTAGAGTGAAACGTAAAGAG AATTTGGTTGCAGCCGCTCCGGGTGAGAGCATAAAATTTAAGATACATGCTTTTGATGAATTAAAGAATCCTGTGTATAGCGTACCTGTTGCGTCAATTTCCAATACGGACAATTCTGATGTTGGAAATAAGATGGTCTTAAAGGATCAATATTACATTGTGGAGCCAAATGAGAACAAGAGTCTGTCGTTACAATTTTCAATGTCAAGTTCGTTTTATGACAATATGACGTCCGGTAAAGAAAAACACATTGTTCATTTTGTTGACAGTTATTCATCATTTCTTTCAAACGCAGTCATAACCATAAATCCAGTGAAATGTTTGCCGGGATTTTCGTTTAAAGATGATAGCTGTATTTGTAATGATAAAGCTGAAAATATTGTCAG ATGCGGCGACGAGATTGTGTACATTAATAAAGGTTTTTGGGGAAAGGTAAACCGACATGGTGAACTGATCACAAAAAAATGTCCTCGCAATTACTGCAACTGTCATGAAAACAAAACGCTTCTCGGCTGTGCTTTCAATTACCGCAACCCAGACCTGCAGTGTGCCACAGGACGTACTGGTACATTGTGCGGAAAGTGTAAGCCAGGCTATGGTTTGTCTTTGATGTCATCGGATTGTGTTACATGTGACGGCTTTTCGTGGTCGATCTTATACCTGGCCATCATTGCAACAGCTGTGATTATTGCAGCTGTCCTGGTTTTAGTTTTAAATCCAAGATTTTCATCACATTTTAGAGGAATTATATTCTTCGTTCAAATGCTTCCGTACGTGTGTGATCCGAGCGGAAAAGTAAATCAGATTATATTGGCGATTAGCTCCTGGGTAGACCTAGGTGGCGTGAATGGTATACCGATCAATAGCTGCTTCTTGGAGCAATTTACAAGCCTTAATGCAATTACGTTGGGATATCTGTATCcagctttaatatttttagttcttttgactctatatattttgcataaatttcATATGGTGAACTTCCGAAGAAACACACCGTTTCAGTCATTCTGGATTTTAATGGTGGCTATATATAAGTTTCTGGTAGAGACCTCAttactgttgttgttttgtgttcCGCTTGATG gtTCCTATGTATTTTTCTTTGACGGAAATGTCCAATGTTACAAGAATGTTCACCTTGTGATGACGATTGTAGCAAGTGCTGTGTTGTTACTTGTGGTGGTACCTTTACCTATCGTGATTCTTCTTATTGTATTTGGTGTACTGCCAGTCGGGCCTGTCATAACAGATGCTCTAGCTCAAGGCTTAAG GAAACATGTGCGATGGTGGTGGGCTGTAGATTTCATTCGTCGTATTGTTTTTATTGCTGTATACGTGTTCACTCCTGATTGGCAGATGAAGCAG ACAACTCTTATCGTCTGTTGCGTTTTGACATTAGTTTTTCACATGCAAATGCATCCTTATCGCAACAAAATGGCAAACATGGGAGAATCCTTCTTGTTGCTATGTTTAACCTTACTCGTGACTATCGTTGCCACACCTAAGGGTAATGAAGCTCAAGATTATATCTTAGCGGCTGTTGCGATTTCCGCGACAACTTATTGCATCTTGATCACCCTGTACTTATGGATCATGTTTTTCGTGAAAGTTTGTAGAACGCGCGCATATTACCAACTGGAAGAGAAAGACGAAGAGACGGACGACGAAGAAGTTTATAATGAGAGTCCTGTTCGAAGGCTGGCGACACCTCACGAAAAACTGAAATTTCCCAATTCTCCGATTGAAAGAATGATAAAAGAGCGCGGTAAGTATAACAGTAAGCGCGTCGTTCCATCTCCGACATACATTCGGTCAGATCTCAAGgacttttaa
- the LOC130655810 gene encoding uncharacterized protein LOC130655810 isoform X2 has protein sequence MLKFIIIIILTMLHSQRVASHVFHVTVDELSGIDCNDCLEKNEIKPCRTIQFAYSGLLNFTNSSDIRIIIIGLYHLNETLLIDTFSDHVYTLTISGYNSSKIIAGHRNVSIIIGSNTEFEYLRYIVTFQSLLFTGFGYHVPAAVLIWSTTVNMQNCEFRHNECAAINALDSSVDIYDSVFYNNTGNALLKGDVSANQSASFPSGPNSAGGGVALIFQNTSYLNLNLKNNMFKTNRAIDKSGRCLIQRQSSSLAFSDTGGGLLLAFIGTSSYITVDINNNTFNGNHASLGGGIMFSFYGKSGYNQITVAHTLITKNLGSITGGGFAFGTWNKSSFNHLSIINSSIVYNGARVGGGGKILLQSQTIFSSDATPAVQYITFTNVSFYANKAASASGLHLIYNLAVGLKSAVPIIFQNVTFSHHCNNADFVDAQQGPSAYSGVLLSNRVDMQFERDNYFKNNTLETPLFLSNTELYLVGNLTFLHNRVQTSGGGMALTDVSHLFLASHSNLLFQENFARVQGGAMFIKSVGFPDMVYKYNPSCFIQYSDNRMVPPSKWNVSVKFVKNAAGLKGAAIFANTITPCIWVEHPPYFNFNEALRWNGKFKYRGNYLTRQKRYTNASTDIATDTIRFDIHLNGRVKRKENLVAAAPGESIKFKIHAFDELKNPVYSVPVASISNTDNSDVGNKMVLKDQYYIVEPNENKSLSLQFSMSSSFYDNMTSGKEKHIVHFVDSYSSFLSNAVITINPVKCLPGFSFKDDSCICNDKAENIVRCGDEIVYINKGFWGKVNRHGELITKKCPRNYCNCHENKTLLGCAFNYRNPDLQCATGRTGTLCGKCKPGYGLSLMSSDCVTCDGFSWSILYLAIIATAVIIAAVLVLVLNPRFSSHFRGIIFFVQMLPYVCDPSGKVNQIILAISSWVDLGGVNGIPINSCFLEQFTSLNAITLGYLYPALIFLVLLTLYILHKFHMVNFRRNTPFQSFWILMVAIYKFLVETSLLLLFCVPLDDDTDDNREKQSDTSIYFFRILFRHQQKNLRKTFLEHFCRGSLLVASCCKSKGWNSL, from the exons ATGCTgaagtttattattattattattttgaccATGCTGCATAGCCAGCGAGTTGCATCGCATGTGTTTCATGTTACGGTGGATGAATTGTCTGGTATAGATTGCAATGACTGCttggaaaaaaatgaaataaaaccaTGCAGAACAATTCAGTTTGCCTACAGTGGATTACTAAATTTCACCAACAGTAGTGATATCCGCATAATTATCATAGGCTTGTATCATTTAAATGAGACACTTTTAATTGACACATTCTCTGATCATGTTTATACTTTGACAATCTCTGGCTACAACTCTTCAAAAATAATTGCAGGTCATCGTAATGTTAGTATTATAATTGGATCTAATACAGAATTCGAATATTTACGATACATCGTAACATTTCAGAGCTTGTTATTCACCGGTTTTGGTTATCATGTTCCAGCAGCTGTTCTTATATGGTCAACCACAGTTAATATGCAGAATTGCGAGTTTCGTCATAATGAATGTGCTGCTATTAATGCTTTGGATTCCAGCGTCGACATATATGACTCAGTCTTTTATAATAATACCGGAAATGCATTACTAAAAGGAGATGTATCAGCAAATCAATCTGCATCATTTCCATCTGGTCCCAATTCTGCAGGTGGTGGTGTTGCTTTGATATTTCAAAACACATCATATCttaatttgaatttaaaaaataatatgtttAAAACCAATCGTGCGATAGATAAAAGTGGCAGATGTTTAATTCAAAGACAAAGTTCATCATTAGCGTTCTCTGATACAGGAGGAGGTCTTTTGTTGGCATTTATCGGAACAAGTTCATATATCACTGTTGATATTAATAACAATACATTCAATGGTAATCATGCTTCTCTAGGCGGTGGcattatgttttcattttatggTAAATCTGGTTACAATCAAATAACTGTTGCGCATACgttaataactaaaaacctaGGGAGCATCACAGGAGGTGGATTTGCATTTGGAACTTGGAATAAATCGTCTTTTAATCATTTATCCATAATTAATTCAAGCATCGTTTATAATGGAGCCCGCGTAGGTGGTGGTGGCAAGATTCTATTGCAAAGTCAAACTATATTTTCATCTGATGCTACCCCTGCTGTGCAGTATATAACATTCACCAATGTCTCCTTTTATGCTAACAAAGCAGCTAGTGCTTCAGGACTGCATCTTATTTACAATCTTGCCGTTGGTTTGAAATCAGCTGTGCCGATTATTTTTCAGAATGTTACATTTTCCCATCATTGTAATAATGCTGATTTTGTTGACGCCCAACAGGGTCCATCGGCTTATTCTGGAGTGTTATTATCCAACAGAGTAGACATGCAATTTGAAAGAGATAATTACTTCAAAAATAATACATTGGAAACTCCACTGTTTTTATCAAACACAGAGTTATACCTTGTtggaaatttaacttttctgcATAACCGGGTGCAAACTTCAGGAGGTGGAATGGCATTAACTGATGTCAGTCATTTGTTTTTGGCCTCGCATTCAAACCTATTGTTTCAGGAAAATTTTGCCCGAGTCCAAGGTGGCGCCATGTTCATTAAAAGTGTTGGGTTTCCGGACATGGTTTATAAATATAATCCGTCTTGTTTTATTCAATATTCTGATAATAGAATGGTTCCACCGTCGAAATGGAAC gtatctgtaaaatttgttaaaaatgcagcTGGTCTTAAAGGAGCTGCCATATTTGCAAATACTATCACACCTTGCATATGGGTGGAGCATCCGCCATACTTTAATTTCAATGAAGCACTGCGTTGGAATGGGAAATTTAAATACAGAGGGAATTATCTGACACGTCAAAAGAGGTACACTAATGCATCTACTGACATAGCTACCGATACAATACGCTTTGATATACATTTGAATGGTAGAGTGAAACGTAAAGAG AATTTGGTTGCAGCCGCTCCGGGTGAGAGCATAAAATTTAAGATACATGCTTTTGATGAATTAAAGAATCCTGTGTATAGCGTACCTGTTGCGTCAATTTCCAATACGGACAATTCTGATGTTGGAAATAAGATGGTCTTAAAGGATCAATATTACATTGTGGAGCCAAATGAGAACAAGAGTCTGTCGTTACAATTTTCAATGTCAAGTTCGTTTTATGACAATATGACGTCCGGTAAAGAAAAACACATTGTTCATTTTGTTGACAGTTATTCATCATTTCTTTCAAACGCAGTCATAACCATAAATCCAGTGAAATGTTTGCCGGGATTTTCGTTTAAAGATGATAGCTGTATTTGTAATGATAAAGCTGAAAATATTGTCAG ATGCGGCGACGAGATTGTGTACATTAATAAAGGTTTTTGGGGAAAGGTAAACCGACATGGTGAACTGATCACAAAAAAATGTCCTCGCAATTACTGCAACTGTCATGAAAACAAAACGCTTCTCGGCTGTGCTTTCAATTACCGCAACCCAGACCTGCAGTGTGCCACAGGACGTACTGGTACATTGTGCGGAAAGTGTAAGCCAGGCTATGGTTTGTCTTTGATGTCATCGGATTGTGTTACATGTGACGGCTTTTCGTGGTCGATCTTATACCTGGCCATCATTGCAACAGCTGTGATTATTGCAGCTGTCCTGGTTTTAGTTTTAAATCCAAGATTTTCATCACATTTTAGAGGAATTATATTCTTCGTTCAAATGCTTCCGTACGTGTGTGATCCGAGCGGAAAAGTAAATCAGATTATATTGGCGATTAGCTCCTGGGTAGACCTAGGTGGCGTGAATGGTATACCGATCAATAGCTGCTTCTTGGAGCAATTTACAAGCCTTAATGCAATTACGTTGGGATATCTGTATCcagctttaatatttttagttcttttgactctatatattttgcataaatttcATATGGTGAACTTCCGAAGAAACACACCGTTTCAGTCATTCTGGATTTTAATGGTGGCTATATATAAGTTTCTGGTAGAGACCTCAttactgttgttgttttgtgttcCGCTTGATG ATGACACAGATGATAATCGCGAAAAACAAAGCGACacaagtatttatttttttcgaattttatTTCGGCACCAACAAAAGAATCttcgaaaaacatttttggagcatttttgtCGTGGCAGTTTGTTGGTTGCATCCTGCTGCAAAAGTAAAGGCTGGAATTCACTGTGA